The following proteins are encoded in a genomic region of Streptomyces lunaelactis:
- a CDS encoding ATP-binding protein, with product MGTHERTGPGAAADAGADGRALAAAVRSVLARIDAHAQRAQHRTRGAEDGATPESNGRAGGSGAADAGNGGAGAAAAQGRPQPEAGGPASVRPDDATADRNAPVDHAAGRARAHSGAPELTGPHSPDLTPSGPVTLDALVACFGLSTFERDVVLLAAATELDPTAGGRCAAACGDPERAHPTFSLALAALAEPHWSALTPVAPLRRWRLVELDDETRLTTSRLRLDERILHFLVGSPYLDSRLHGLLRRTTVPDSLPASYDLAASQVATGWAGAGQYAPLRVELVGGDLRTRADIAAAAARRSGLGLYAMAADDMPTDPAERDRLARLWQREAILLPAALLVEVGDLDREQAAATDAFIESAAVPLVVSSPDPRQTARPRGERVTVPALDTEEQLGVWADAFEAVPEVSEEDLKVLVEQFSLPPHLIRSAGAAVVRDLPGEDELDATGLAWKAGLTEARMGMDELGRRIEPQAAWGDLVLAERQLRVLREIVAHVRRRATVYQEWGFAATLRRGLGVTALFAGGSGTGKTLAAEVMAKELGLDLFIIDLSQVVSKYIGETEKNLRRVFDAAERGGALLLFDEADALFGKRSEVKDSHDRYANLEVSYLLMRMEAYRGLAILTTNMKQALDTAFMRRIRFVVDFPFPGESERAEIWRRVLPARAPVKGIDPELLARLTVAGGSIRNIALSGAFLAAEEGDRLQMRHMLEAARTEYLKLDRSLTPSEVHGWV from the coding sequence ATGGGTACGCATGAGAGGACCGGTCCGGGCGCGGCGGCGGACGCCGGTGCAGACGGCCGGGCACTGGCCGCGGCCGTACGGTCGGTTCTCGCGCGCATCGACGCCCACGCACAGCGCGCGCAGCACCGGACCCGTGGCGCGGAGGACGGCGCGACACCCGAGAGCAACGGGCGCGCGGGCGGGAGCGGCGCCGCGGACGCAGGCAACGGGGGCGCAGGCGCCGCCGCAGCTCAAGGCCGACCGCAGCCCGAGGCGGGTGGACCGGCATCCGTACGCCCGGACGACGCCACGGCCGACCGCAACGCACCCGTGGACCACGCCGCCGGTCGGGCGCGTGCCCACTCCGGAGCTCCCGAACTCACCGGCCCCCACAGCCCGGACCTCACCCCCTCCGGACCCGTCACCCTCGACGCGCTCGTCGCCTGCTTCGGGCTCAGCACCTTCGAACGCGACGTCGTCCTGCTCGCCGCCGCCACCGAGCTCGACCCCACCGCCGGCGGCCGCTGCGCCGCCGCGTGCGGCGACCCGGAGCGCGCGCACCCGACGTTCTCGCTCGCCCTCGCCGCGCTCGCCGAGCCGCACTGGAGCGCTCTCACGCCCGTCGCCCCGCTGCGCCGCTGGCGGCTCGTCGAGCTGGACGACGAGACCCGGCTGACCACCTCCCGGCTGCGCCTCGACGAGCGCATCCTGCACTTCCTGGTCGGCTCGCCGTATCTGGACTCCCGGCTGCACGGGCTGCTGCGCCGTACGACCGTGCCGGACTCTCTGCCCGCCTCCTACGATCTCGCGGCGAGCCAGGTCGCCACGGGCTGGGCGGGCGCTGGGCAGTACGCACCGCTCCGCGTCGAGCTGGTCGGCGGTGATCTGCGTACGCGTGCCGACATCGCCGCCGCGGCGGCACGCCGTTCCGGTCTCGGCCTGTACGCGATGGCCGCCGACGACATGCCGACCGACCCGGCCGAGCGCGACCGGCTGGCCAGGCTCTGGCAGCGGGAGGCGATCCTGCTGCCCGCCGCGCTGCTGGTGGAGGTCGGCGACCTGGACCGCGAACAGGCCGCCGCCACCGACGCGTTCATCGAGAGCGCGGCCGTGCCGCTCGTCGTCTCCAGCCCCGATCCGCGCCAGACCGCGCGGCCGCGCGGCGAACGGGTCACCGTCCCCGCGCTCGACACCGAGGAGCAGCTGGGTGTGTGGGCGGACGCCTTCGAGGCCGTACCGGAGGTGTCCGAGGAGGACCTGAAGGTTCTCGTCGAGCAGTTCTCGCTGCCGCCTCATCTGATCCGTTCCGCCGGCGCGGCCGTCGTACGGGATCTGCCCGGTGAGGACGAGCTGGACGCGACCGGACTGGCCTGGAAGGCCGGGCTCACCGAGGCCCGGATGGGCATGGACGAGCTGGGCCGGCGAATCGAACCGCAGGCGGCCTGGGGCGATCTGGTGCTGGCGGAGCGGCAGTTGAGGGTCCTGCGCGAGATCGTCGCGCATGTACGCCGGCGAGCCACGGTCTACCAGGAGTGGGGCTTCGCCGCGACGCTGCGCCGCGGCCTCGGCGTCACCGCCCTCTTCGCCGGTGGTTCCGGCACCGGCAAGACCCTCGCCGCCGAGGTGATGGCGAAGGAACTGGGCCTGGATCTGTTCATCATCGATCTGTCCCAGGTGGTCAGCAAGTACATCGGTGAGACCGAGAAGAACCTGCGCAGGGTCTTCGACGCCGCCGAACGTGGCGGCGCGCTGCTGCTCTTCGACGAGGCGGACGCGCTGTTCGGCAAGCGCAGCGAGGTCAAGGACAGCCATGACCGGTACGCCAACCTCGAGGTCAGCTATCTGCTGATGCGGATGGAGGCGTACCGCGGTCTGGCGATCCTCACCACCAACATGAAGCAGGCCCTGGACACGGCCTTCATGCGCCGTATCCGCTTCGTCGTCGACTTCCCCTTCCCGGGCGAGAGCGAGCGCGCCGAGATCTGGCGGCGGGTGCTGCCCGCGCGGGCCCCGGTGAAGGGCATCGATCCGGAGCTGCTGGCCCGGCTGACCGTGGCGGGCGGCTCCATCCGCAATATCGCGCTGTCGGGCGCCTTCCTCGCCGCGGAGGAGGGCGACCGGCTCCAGATGCGTCACATGCTGGAGGCGGCGCGCACCGAATACCTCAAGTTGGACCGCTCCCTGACGCCCTCGGAGGTCCACGGATGGGTCTGA
- a CDS encoding eCIS core domain-containing protein → MSSHAASQDAARAAQDAKRRKRKDRAKSRTPEPKNIVSGAGQPLDLSVRRELEEQLGHDFGRVRLHTDRDAGTLTELLGADAVAVGQDIFFREGTYRPGTADGQRLLAHELLHTVQNPEGLGALRAGRDLGAVSLPQQAMEREAESTARAVVRGEEQAPEVEPGQSTPGWLRYATVDADRNRMEQLDPATLVDRLANGVLRSLRGDPADLSHRVRLQLARMSPKLQDSVLDRLELRLLSNEYDRLLDLAEAAEILPVDLQPAEVPEPETDLFELLGVERTQWKREEEGGRPSKDKRAEDSREEQKDTEARDEKRGGERSRAQSDAAAEKTEAARRTEQEDERAQSRQQAAQEQQQEEEQQGQDRQRVDEAADERAQGQQQGTEQAKEERKEQRDREEQDPEQANSPGADKRRRKDDATKAAAGSKQADVDPKAKGQPGPVRPEKVDERAEQRDSALSEHGLHEKDEDEDEPREEEKPLGLEAGADGEIGGEQDGDRDKGGAARRETELKPEDYLPETDLDLSSVPTADRTAGAAAPSVPSFPTPPPTKAERVEQQRENEAHEEDEDGAGPEAKAPGEDEGPVEGEAPKPEGGPAAQAQDRSAKDLQPDKPTDQEVGPDPETTEKDQQEPEAEKPDPAQEQDQDDDAGSASQDGDEKPDAKDAQEEQQELKERGQQEQRGSAGQPQGAAAASSSPDTSPGPAATRPAGAQTQKAPVEDRNPSPAARRDAEPPKSEREAAGPKSLIPKETGPGAAPRGTVGGSEQSGPTTAAGPGAAPSAAQAAVSPAGEQAESPGKLGAPAPEGAQAQPEASLEKDGGGCAPPEPAAEKEEGGGSCGGGGGGAAPEEKQQEPPDVSGQDPKAAIGTVSKLAPDQAAAAMPGVDAAADKKVGEEQQRLDANPPKRERPSGAPQTQSGRPEAAAPAAQVTGKVEKLGPEEQIEKQKAKGSEKAEGAKPTDNTPPPPPPVADKLTEEEAKNVDAAADAVPTVDPELQNKTVGPAPKIRLEGESDPKRTDDQAKALKDKQSDIQSTGREDAAKPMGEDQIFPNAPQEQLVGKAVGRAGGKGGNLAASSMPKPGVGAVAKQERGSEIQGAAGQAQGDLGAKEKEQQQGEQQAKQEKQTEIDREVTQNVEKQTAERGRAAEDAQREREGWRNEQDKEIEDADKESEKEHTSKNKEIVKARDDKDKEVGDRKDKDNQQIDTERENAEKEAEKKKKEEKPSGGFFGWVADKVKSAFNAILEAVTAVFDAARKAVNGIIDTFKEWANKAIDFVRDLAIKAIGVLADALIAIGDVLLAAFPELRDRFRKAIEGLRDKAIAAVNTLADGLKKAVNALLDALAAGLNALLDVLEAGIKAVIKIYQAVILGAIKFAQAAIEALGKFAALVADIAPDPGGWIGKAGSSAKAGITDHLWGAIKTGVKRWFDTKVEGILGLGKAVINVLVKGCVSIKQIGKMAWEAIIASLPMMIASIVIEKVVSMIVPAAGAILTIVQGLMAAWQSISSILSAFSKFWAYLKAVKAGPAACLFAEAVAAGIVALLDFIANFLLARLGSATKGVGKRLKAMSEKIMKGLQKAGGGAKKAAGSAVNNARGAIRNATQTLRRPPVAPKPKAKPSPNPKAPPKPKDAATPKSPAKPQPTPAKPKDTTPGGTKGKTPEASKKRKEIEGPKPTKPQKPKSPLGNALGRAKRAVKSALTKVRNAAKTLGKKLKKSKPGKALKNSASKLRNVFKQKRDNLRDHKKKQTDQKKQNKDEHKNKKDQQHGDRLAKAVARMRPALKAMLRKGVPPRILNAALNAMRVWYRLSRVAADGARKFTIRAWASPPAIVVPGTTVTIEPREALAFVQELSAEVRSKSAANENRNSPAEVIRDPETGKVSQVKASEGTRMSELVADLDDLQAGGEFPEHGAKKGVKDVLKKDPETGKKVSTGEQKQYDLPGEWDLDWEGESGGVKMHEMPGGVNTVAHMRQEGQVRGDAPPYSKLAKREGVHGYAYLEQHGENYLKLFKGDKVGRVMGDTERNKARTLMAITGYSEKRRDESSRVYSAMLAKMLARASVKGDTGLLKSALEDYPVAPGGAQNAIPSKDAWIAGKSKEDQLKELQQRYEQRMDEAGTKEEEKGLKRQRTKERTGISGAPKRKKPLIGGEDLAEREAKYIEMFLSGYTFDFSEDVPPEKVKREVFEKIRQEILDAHGLN, encoded by the coding sequence ATGAGTTCTCACGCAGCGTCGCAGGACGCCGCCCGTGCCGCGCAGGACGCGAAACGGCGCAAGCGCAAGGACCGCGCCAAGTCCCGCACGCCGGAGCCGAAGAACATCGTCAGCGGGGCCGGTCAGCCGCTGGACCTGAGCGTACGGCGGGAGCTCGAGGAGCAGCTGGGGCACGACTTCGGCCGGGTGCGGCTGCACACGGACCGGGACGCGGGCACACTCACGGAGCTGTTGGGCGCGGACGCGGTCGCGGTCGGCCAGGACATCTTCTTCCGCGAGGGTACGTACCGGCCGGGAACGGCCGACGGACAGCGGCTGCTGGCCCATGAGTTGCTGCACACCGTGCAGAACCCGGAGGGCCTGGGCGCCCTTCGCGCCGGCCGCGATCTGGGCGCGGTCAGCCTGCCGCAGCAGGCGATGGAGCGCGAGGCGGAGTCGACGGCGCGGGCCGTCGTACGGGGCGAGGAGCAGGCTCCCGAGGTGGAGCCGGGCCAGTCCACCCCCGGCTGGCTGCGGTACGCCACGGTCGACGCCGACCGGAACCGTATGGAGCAGCTGGACCCGGCGACGCTGGTGGACCGGCTCGCGAATGGCGTGCTGCGCTCCCTGCGCGGCGACCCTGCCGACCTCTCCCACCGCGTGCGTCTCCAACTCGCCCGGATGTCACCGAAGTTGCAGGACTCGGTGCTGGACCGGCTGGAATTACGGCTGCTCTCGAACGAGTACGACCGGCTGCTGGACCTCGCCGAGGCGGCGGAGATCCTGCCGGTGGACCTTCAGCCGGCCGAGGTGCCCGAGCCGGAGACGGACCTCTTCGAGCTGCTGGGTGTCGAGCGCACCCAGTGGAAGCGTGAGGAGGAGGGCGGGCGGCCCTCGAAGGACAAGCGCGCCGAGGACTCCCGCGAGGAGCAGAAGGACACCGAGGCACGGGACGAGAAGCGCGGCGGTGAGCGAAGCAGGGCGCAGTCGGACGCGGCGGCCGAGAAGACGGAGGCCGCCCGGCGCACGGAGCAGGAGGACGAACGCGCCCAGTCCCGGCAGCAGGCGGCGCAGGAGCAGCAGCAGGAAGAGGAGCAGCAGGGCCAGGACCGGCAGCGGGTTGACGAGGCAGCCGACGAGCGGGCCCAGGGGCAGCAGCAGGGCACCGAGCAGGCGAAAGAGGAGCGCAAGGAGCAGCGGGACCGGGAGGAGCAGGACCCCGAGCAGGCGAACTCCCCCGGCGCGGACAAGCGCAGGCGCAAGGACGACGCGACGAAGGCGGCGGCCGGGTCGAAGCAGGCGGACGTCGACCCGAAGGCGAAGGGGCAGCCCGGTCCCGTACGGCCGGAGAAGGTGGACGAGCGGGCGGAACAGCGGGACAGCGCGCTGTCCGAGCACGGCCTGCACGAGAAGGACGAGGACGAGGACGAACCGCGCGAGGAGGAGAAGCCGCTCGGGCTCGAGGCGGGCGCGGACGGTGAGATCGGCGGCGAGCAGGACGGCGACCGGGACAAGGGCGGTGCGGCCAGGCGCGAAACGGAGCTGAAGCCCGAGGACTACCTGCCGGAGACCGACCTCGACCTGTCCTCCGTACCGACCGCCGACCGGACGGCGGGCGCGGCTGCGCCGTCCGTCCCCAGCTTCCCGACACCTCCGCCGACGAAAGCGGAACGGGTCGAGCAGCAGCGGGAGAACGAAGCGCACGAGGAGGACGAGGACGGCGCCGGGCCCGAGGCGAAGGCGCCGGGCGAGGACGAGGGCCCCGTCGAGGGCGAGGCGCCGAAGCCCGAGGGCGGCCCCGCGGCTCAGGCCCAGGACCGCAGCGCCAAGGACCTGCAGCCGGACAAACCAACCGATCAGGAGGTCGGCCCCGACCCGGAGACCACCGAAAAGGATCAGCAGGAGCCGGAGGCCGAGAAGCCGGATCCGGCGCAGGAGCAGGACCAGGACGACGACGCCGGCAGTGCCTCGCAGGACGGCGACGAGAAGCCGGACGCCAAGGATGCGCAGGAGGAACAGCAGGAGCTGAAGGAGCGCGGGCAGCAGGAGCAGCGGGGCTCGGCCGGGCAGCCGCAAGGCGCTGCCGCGGCTTCGTCGAGTCCGGATACGTCACCCGGTCCGGCGGCGACGCGTCCCGCGGGTGCGCAGACGCAGAAGGCGCCCGTCGAGGACCGCAACCCCTCCCCCGCTGCGCGCCGCGATGCCGAGCCGCCCAAGTCCGAGCGGGAGGCCGCCGGGCCCAAGAGCCTGATCCCCAAGGAGACCGGCCCCGGCGCTGCGCCTCGCGGCACGGTCGGCGGTAGCGAACAGTCGGGACCGACCACGGCGGCAGGCCCCGGAGCGGCCCCGTCCGCCGCACAGGCGGCGGTGAGCCCGGCGGGCGAACAGGCCGAGAGCCCCGGCAAGTTGGGCGCCCCTGCCCCGGAAGGCGCCCAGGCGCAGCCCGAGGCGTCGCTGGAGAAGGACGGCGGCGGCTGTGCCCCGCCGGAGCCGGCGGCGGAGAAGGAGGAGGGCGGCGGCAGCTGCGGTGGCGGAGGCGGTGGGGCGGCCCCCGAGGAGAAGCAGCAGGAGCCGCCGGACGTCTCGGGTCAGGACCCGAAGGCCGCCATCGGTACGGTCAGCAAGCTGGCGCCGGACCAGGCGGCGGCAGCGATGCCCGGCGTGGACGCAGCGGCTGACAAGAAGGTCGGCGAGGAGCAGCAGCGGCTGGACGCCAACCCACCGAAGCGGGAGCGTCCTTCGGGCGCGCCACAGACCCAGTCGGGCCGGCCCGAGGCGGCCGCGCCTGCCGCCCAGGTGACGGGCAAGGTCGAGAAACTGGGCCCCGAGGAGCAGATCGAGAAGCAGAAGGCCAAGGGCAGCGAGAAGGCGGAAGGCGCGAAGCCGACCGACAACACTCCCCCGCCGCCGCCACCCGTGGCGGACAAGCTGACCGAGGAAGAGGCCAAGAACGTCGACGCCGCGGCCGACGCGGTGCCGACAGTCGACCCAGAGCTCCAGAACAAGACGGTGGGCCCCGCCCCCAAGATCAGGCTTGAGGGCGAGAGCGACCCGAAGCGCACGGATGACCAGGCCAAGGCGCTGAAGGACAAGCAGTCCGACATCCAGAGCACGGGTCGTGAGGACGCGGCCAAGCCGATGGGCGAGGACCAGATCTTCCCCAACGCACCGCAGGAGCAGCTGGTCGGGAAGGCCGTGGGCCGCGCCGGCGGCAAGGGCGGCAATCTGGCTGCGTCGTCCATGCCCAAGCCCGGCGTCGGCGCGGTCGCCAAGCAGGAGCGCGGAAGCGAGATCCAGGGTGCCGCGGGCCAGGCCCAGGGCGACCTGGGCGCCAAGGAGAAGGAACAGCAGCAGGGCGAGCAGCAGGCCAAGCAGGAGAAGCAGACCGAGATCGACCGCGAGGTCACTCAGAACGTGGAGAAGCAGACGGCCGAGCGTGGCCGTGCGGCGGAGGATGCTCAGCGCGAGCGCGAGGGCTGGCGCAACGAGCAGGACAAGGAGATCGAGGACGCGGACAAGGAGTCCGAGAAAGAACACACGTCCAAGAACAAGGAAATCGTCAAGGCCCGCGACGACAAGGACAAGGAGGTCGGCGACAGGAAGGACAAGGACAACCAGCAGATCGACACGGAGCGGGAGAACGCGGAGAAGGAGGCCGAGAAGAAGAAGAAGGAGGAAAAGCCCTCCGGAGGCTTCTTCGGCTGGGTCGCGGACAAGGTGAAGAGCGCCTTCAACGCGATCCTCGAAGCGGTGACCGCGGTCTTCGACGCCGCGCGCAAGGCAGTCAACGGCATCATCGACACGTTCAAGGAGTGGGCCAACAAGGCCATCGACTTTGTACGTGACCTCGCGATCAAGGCGATCGGTGTGCTGGCGGACGCGCTGATCGCCATCGGGGACGTACTGCTCGCGGCGTTCCCCGAACTGCGCGACAGGTTCCGCAAGGCGATCGAAGGCCTGCGCGACAAGGCGATCGCCGCGGTCAACACGCTGGCGGACGGCCTGAAGAAGGCTGTGAACGCGCTGCTGGACGCTCTGGCGGCGGGCCTGAACGCGCTACTCGATGTGCTCGAGGCGGGCATCAAGGCCGTCATCAAGATCTACCAGGCGGTCATTCTCGGCGCGATCAAGTTCGCCCAGGCGGCGATCGAAGCGCTGGGCAAGTTCGCGGCACTGGTCGCGGACATCGCGCCGGACCCGGGCGGCTGGATCGGCAAGGCGGGCAGCTCGGCGAAGGCGGGTATCACCGACCACCTCTGGGGCGCGATCAAGACAGGCGTGAAGCGGTGGTTCGACACGAAGGTCGAGGGCATTCTGGGGCTCGGCAAGGCCGTGATCAACGTCCTTGTGAAGGGCTGCGTCTCGATCAAGCAGATCGGCAAGATGGCGTGGGAGGCGATCATCGCCTCGCTGCCGATGATGATCGCCTCGATCGTCATCGAGAAGGTCGTCTCGATGATCGTGCCCGCGGCGGGCGCGATTCTCACGATCGTTCAGGGTCTGATGGCGGCCTGGCAGAGCATCAGCTCGATCCTCTCCGCATTCAGCAAGTTCTGGGCCTACTTGAAGGCGGTGAAGGCCGGCCCGGCCGCGTGCCTCTTCGCCGAGGCGGTGGCCGCGGGGATCGTGGCGCTGCTGGACTTCATCGCCAACTTCCTTCTGGCGCGGCTCGGTTCCGCGACCAAGGGGGTCGGCAAGCGGCTCAAGGCCATGTCCGAGAAGATCATGAAGGGCCTACAGAAGGCGGGCGGGGGCGCGAAGAAGGCGGCGGGCTCGGCGGTCAACAACGCGCGGGGCGCGATCCGCAACGCCACGCAGACCTTGCGCAGGCCCCCGGTGGCGCCCAAGCCGAAGGCGAAGCCTTCCCCGAACCCGAAGGCGCCGCCGAAACCGAAGGACGCGGCGACGCCGAAGTCACCGGCGAAGCCGCAGCCGACGCCGGCGAAGCCGAAGGACACGACACCTGGAGGCACGAAGGGTAAAACGCCCGAAGCCTCCAAGAAGAGGAAAGAGATCGAGGGCCCCAAGCCCACCAAGCCCCAGAAGCCGAAGTCCCCCTTGGGCAACGCCCTCGGCAGGGCAAAGAGGGCGGTCAAGTCGGCCTTGACGAAGGTCCGCAACGCGGCGAAGACGCTGGGCAAGAAGCTCAAGAAGAGCAAGCCGGGCAAGGCCCTGAAGAACAGCGCGTCGAAGCTGCGCAACGTCTTCAAGCAGAAGCGCGACAACCTGCGCGACCACAAGAAGAAGCAGACGGACCAGAAGAAACAGAACAAGGACGAGCACAAGAATAAGAAAGATCAGCAGCACGGCGATCGGCTCGCCAAAGCTGTGGCCCGCATGCGCCCGGCCCTCAAGGCCATGCTGCGCAAAGGGGTGCCGCCGCGCATTCTCAACGCTGCCCTCAATGCGATGCGGGTCTGGTACCGGCTGTCCCGAGTGGCGGCCGACGGCGCCCGGAAGTTCACCATCCGGGCATGGGCCAGCCCACCGGCGATCGTCGTACCCGGCACGACGGTCACCATCGAACCCCGCGAGGCGCTTGCCTTCGTCCAAGAACTCTCAGCGGAAGTGCGCTCCAAGTCCGCTGCCAACGAGAACCGCAACAGCCCGGCAGAGGTCATCCGCGACCCGGAGACCGGGAAAGTGAGTCAAGTAAAGGCGAGCGAAGGGACGCGTATGAGCGAACTCGTCGCAGACCTGGACGACCTCCAAGCCGGCGGCGAATTCCCGGAGCACGGCGCCAAGAAGGGGGTGAAGGATGTACTGAAGAAAGACCCCGAGACAGGAAAGAAGGTGAGCACCGGAGAGCAGAAGCAATACGACCTCCCTGGCGAATGGGACCTGGACTGGGAAGGCGAAAGCGGCGGCGTAAAGATGCACGAAATGCCCGGCGGCGTTAACACCGTGGCCCACATGCGCCAGGAAGGACAGGTAAGGGGAGACGCACCGCCCTACTCCAAACTTGCCAAGCGGGAAGGCGTTCATGGCTACGCATACCTCGAACAGCACGGTGAGAACTATCTGAAGCTTTTCAAAGGAGACAAGGTCGGCCGGGTCATGGGGGATACGGAGCGCAACAAGGCGCGAACTCTGATGGCCATCACCGGCTACAGTGAGAAGCGCCGGGATGAATCGTCACGAGTATATTCGGCCATGCTGGCGAAGATGCTGGCACGCGCATCCGTCAAGGGCGACACAGGGCTGCTGAAATCTGCCCTGGAGGATTACCCGGTCGCTCCCGGGGGTGCGCAGAACGCCATTCCGAGCAAGGACGCGTGGATCGCCGGAAAGAGCAAAGAAGATCAGCTGAAGGAGTTGCAGCAGCGGTACGAGCAACGCATGGACGAGGCAGGCACCAAGGAAGAAGAGAAGGGTCTGAAGAGGCAGCGAACCAAGGAGCGGACTGGGATAAGCGGTGCACCGAAGCGCAAGAAGCCGCTGATCGGGGGCGAGGACCTCG